A window of the Pseudomonas gozinkensis genome harbors these coding sequences:
- a CDS encoding glycosyltransferase family 4 protein, whose amino-acid sequence MRIALNARILQAPRTGIGHYVAELVSALHAETDIEVALFHGWGWSSQLPEAAMPGYSRLTPLLRQIPGAYQARRWLEQKRFDQGPAQPVDLYHEPSLWPLAFDGPTVITLHDLTHLHFPETQPPARLREIERRLADGVRQAQIILTDSQAIADEARDHFGLPAERFVVAPLGVAERFHPREPQDIDGVLKAHAVEYREYFLCVGTLEPRKNLNLALRAHALLPDLVRQRFPLLIVGMAGWQRDQFSEELQQALACGHVCLLGYLPDEHVAQLLAGARALIFPSLYEGFGLPVLEAMASGTPVVLTRSSAMPEVAGDAGNYIEADDADGLRDAMSRLIDDRAHWQACREAGLQQARLFSWKRCAQATAGAYHQAMGG is encoded by the coding sequence ATGCGCATAGCCCTTAACGCCCGCATCCTTCAGGCGCCGCGCACCGGCATCGGCCATTACGTCGCCGAACTGGTGAGCGCCTTGCACGCTGAAACTGATATCGAAGTGGCGCTGTTTCACGGCTGGGGCTGGAGTTCGCAACTGCCGGAAGCAGCGATGCCCGGCTATTCGCGCCTGACGCCGCTGCTGCGGCAGATCCCCGGCGCCTATCAGGCACGCCGCTGGCTGGAGCAGAAGCGCTTCGATCAGGGCCCCGCGCAGCCGGTCGATCTGTATCACGAACCGAGCCTGTGGCCGCTGGCCTTCGATGGCCCGACCGTGATTACCCTGCACGATCTTACGCATCTGCATTTCCCCGAGACCCAGCCACCGGCGCGGCTGCGGGAAATCGAGCGACGACTCGCCGACGGCGTACGCCAGGCGCAGATCATTCTGACCGACTCACAAGCCATCGCTGACGAGGCCCGGGATCATTTCGGACTGCCCGCCGAGCGCTTCGTGGTCGCGCCGCTGGGTGTCGCCGAGCGTTTCCATCCGCGCGAGCCGCAAGACATCGATGGGGTGCTCAAGGCCCATGCGGTCGAGTACCGGGAGTATTTCCTCTGCGTCGGCACCCTGGAGCCGCGCAAGAACCTGAACCTGGCCCTGCGCGCCCACGCGCTGTTGCCGGACCTGGTGCGTCAGCGTTTTCCGCTGTTGATCGTCGGCATGGCCGGCTGGCAGCGCGACCAGTTCAGTGAGGAACTGCAGCAGGCGCTGGCCTGCGGGCACGTTTGCCTGCTCGGTTACTTGCCCGATGAGCACGTGGCCCAACTGCTGGCCGGCGCCCGGGCACTGATTTTTCCTTCGCTGTATGAAGGTTTCGGCCTGCCAGTGCTGGAAGCGATGGCCAGCGGCACGCCAGTGGTGCTCACGCGCTCATCGGCCATGCCGGAAGTCGCGGGGGACGCCGGCAACTATATTGAAGCTGACGATGCAGACGGCTTGCGTGATGCGATGAGCCGACTGATCGATGATCGAGCGCACTGGCAGGCATGCCGGGAAGCCGGATTGCAGCAGGCACGGCTTTTTTCCTGGAAGCGTTGCGCGCAGGCCACGGCCGGCGCCTACCACCAGGCCATGGGAGGTTGA
- a CDS encoding glycosyltransferase family 4 protein, with protein MRVLHFFKTYLPDSVGGIEQVIFQLCESGAQHGIDGQVLTLSANPEPAVVRLGQHEVHRARLDIQFASTGFSWSVFKQFRELAAEADVINYHFPWPFMDLVHFASGVNKPTVVTYHSDIIRQKHLLKLYRPLMNRFLASADRIVAASPNYLHTSDVLQQFQEKTRVIPYGLNKAGYPQPDVERMNRWRQQLGDKFFLFVGVMRYYKGLHILLDALKDVDYPVVIVGAGPLEQELHAQAAALGLRNIHFLGRLSDEDKVALLQLSYAIVFPSHLRSEAFGISLLEGAMYGKPMISSEIGTGTSFINIHNETGLVVPPSHPQAFREAMRTLWENPARAAEMGLKAEARYRQLFTADEMGRKWTELYQELLEEKALSYA; from the coding sequence ATGCGAGTTCTCCATTTTTTCAAGACTTACCTGCCTGACTCGGTCGGCGGTATCGAGCAAGTCATCTTTCAACTCTGCGAGAGCGGCGCCCAGCACGGCATCGACGGCCAGGTGCTGACCCTCAGCGCCAATCCAGAGCCGGCGGTGGTGCGTCTCGGCCAGCACGAAGTGCATCGGGCCAGACTGGATATCCAGTTCGCCTCCACCGGTTTTTCCTGGAGCGTGTTCAAGCAGTTTCGCGAACTGGCCGCCGAAGCCGACGTGATCAACTATCACTTCCCGTGGCCGTTCATGGACCTGGTGCATTTCGCCAGCGGCGTGAACAAACCGACGGTGGTGACGTACCACTCGGACATCATTCGCCAGAAGCACCTGCTCAAACTCTATCGTCCGTTGATGAACCGTTTCCTCGCCAGCGCCGACCGGATTGTCGCGGCCTCGCCGAACTACCTGCACACCAGCGATGTGTTGCAGCAGTTCCAGGAAAAGACCCGCGTCATCCCTTATGGCTTGAACAAGGCGGGTTATCCACAGCCCGACGTCGAGCGCATGAACCGCTGGCGCCAGCAGCTTGGGGATAAGTTTTTCCTGTTCGTCGGGGTGATGCGCTACTACAAGGGCCTGCACATCCTGCTCGATGCCTTGAAAGACGTGGACTACCCGGTGGTGATCGTTGGCGCGGGTCCGCTGGAACAGGAACTGCACGCCCAGGCCGCTGCGCTGGGCCTGCGCAACATCCATTTCCTCGGCCGTCTGAGCGATGAGGACAAGGTCGCCCTGCTGCAACTGAGCTACGCCATTGTCTTCCCGTCGCACCTGCGCTCGGAGGCGTTCGGCATTTCGCTGCTCGAAGGCGCGATGTATGGCAAACCGATGATCTCCAGCGAGATCGGCACCGGCACCAGCTTCATCAATATCCACAACGAAACCGGACTGGTGGTGCCGCCGAGTCATCCACAGGCGTTTCGCGAAGCGATGCGCACCCTGTGGGAAAACCCGGCCCGCGCCGCCGAAATGGGCCTCAAGGCGGAGGCCCGCTATCGGCAGTTATTCACAGCCGATGAAATGGGCCGCAAATGGACCGAGCTGTATCAGGAGCTGCTGGAGGAAAAGGCGTTGTCCTACGCCTGA
- a CDS encoding pyridoxamine 5'-phosphate oxidase family protein, with protein sequence MERSPWHAGEQQLQAHVGVAERMEEFGRKVIRTWMPDQHRQFYQQLPFMLYGAVDAEGRPWASMLEGEPGFAHSPEPTQLQFASLPAADDPAQLQDGAAIGLLGIELHTRRRNRLNGHIGSLGADGFGVTVDQSFGNCPQYIQLRQFQRVPLTDPHTRKAEHRDSLDDAAIALIESADTFFVASYVDVDGERSVDVSHRGGQPGFVRIEGNRLTIPDFAGNLHFNTLGNLLLNPLAGLLFIDFSTGDVLQLSGRTEVILEAPQIEAFQGAERLWTFEVEKLVRRPAALALRWRFDGMSPTSLLTGNWAQADARLQAKALGDSWRPLRVARIEMESRHIRSIYLEPDDGAGLPVFLAGQHLPLRFNLDGEVHIRTYSLSGAPSDDFFRISVKREGRVSTHLHEQIRVGDVLEARLPQGHFTVAALERRPLVLLAAGVGITPLLSMLREVVYQGLRTRRIRPTLFVQSSRSLADQPFRAELDRLLEDAGDAVKVLRVLSQPEDDLVEGKDFDLRGRIDGDLLRNLLTDEDFDQVDFVLCGPGGFTQGLYDTLREMDVRDAQIHAETFGPSTLKRQPDPDAIVMEQPPAATTSVPVVFDRSAKEARWQPDGGSLLELAESRGLRPEFSCRGGSCGTCKTRLISGAVNYPQPPAEVPEEGQVLICCAVPAQSAQPLVLDL encoded by the coding sequence ATGGAACGTTCACCGTGGCACGCTGGCGAGCAACAATTGCAGGCCCATGTCGGCGTTGCCGAGCGCATGGAGGAATTCGGTCGCAAGGTGATTCGCACCTGGATGCCGGATCAGCACCGCCAGTTCTATCAGCAATTGCCCTTCATGCTGTACGGCGCGGTGGATGCCGAGGGGCGTCCCTGGGCCAGCATGCTGGAAGGCGAACCGGGGTTCGCCCACTCTCCCGAGCCGACGCAACTGCAATTCGCCAGTCTGCCGGCTGCCGATGATCCGGCGCAGTTGCAGGATGGTGCCGCGATCGGCCTGCTCGGCATCGAGTTGCATACCCGCCGGCGCAATCGTCTCAATGGCCATATTGGCAGCCTCGGGGCGGATGGCTTTGGGGTGACGGTGGATCAGTCGTTCGGCAACTGCCCGCAATACATTCAGTTGCGCCAGTTTCAGCGGGTGCCACTGACGGATCCGCACACCCGCAAGGCCGAACACCGTGACAGCCTCGATGACGCCGCCATTGCGCTGATCGAAAGCGCCGACACCTTCTTCGTCGCCAGTTATGTCGATGTCGATGGCGAGCGTTCGGTCGACGTTTCTCACCGGGGCGGTCAGCCAGGTTTTGTGCGGATCGAAGGCAATCGCCTGACGATTCCGGATTTCGCTGGCAACCTGCATTTCAATACGTTGGGCAATCTGCTCCTCAATCCGCTCGCTGGTTTGCTGTTCATCGACTTTTCCACAGGCGATGTGCTGCAGCTCAGCGGCCGTACCGAAGTCATTCTCGAGGCGCCGCAGATCGAGGCCTTTCAGGGCGCCGAACGGTTGTGGACGTTCGAGGTGGAAAAACTGGTCCGGCGACCTGCGGCATTGGCACTGCGCTGGCGTTTCGACGGGATGTCTCCCACCAGTCTGCTGACCGGTAACTGGGCCCAGGCCGATGCACGTTTGCAGGCCAAGGCATTGGGTGACAGCTGGCGGCCATTGCGCGTGGCAAGGATTGAAATGGAAAGCCGCCACATCCGCTCGATCTATCTGGAACCGGACGACGGTGCGGGACTGCCGGTGTTTCTCGCCGGGCAGCATCTGCCGCTGCGGTTCAACCTCGATGGCGAGGTGCACATTCGCACTTACAGCCTGTCGGGCGCGCCGTCGGATGATTTCTTCCGGATCAGCGTGAAGCGCGAAGGTCGGGTATCGACGCACCTGCACGAACAGATTCGTGTCGGCGATGTGCTGGAAGCGCGTTTGCCTCAGGGGCATTTCACTGTAGCGGCACTGGAGCGTCGTCCACTGGTGCTGCTGGCGGCCGGAGTCGGCATCACGCCGTTGCTGTCGATGCTGCGTGAGGTGGTCTATCAGGGCCTGCGGACGCGGCGGATTCGTCCGACCCTGTTTGTCCAGAGTTCCCGCAGCCTCGCCGATCAGCCGTTTCGTGCGGAGCTGGACCGGTTACTGGAGGATGCCGGTGACGCCGTGAAGGTGTTGCGAGTGCTCAGCCAGCCGGAGGACGATCTGGTCGAAGGAAAAGATTTCGACCTGCGCGGCCGCATTGATGGCGATCTGTTGCGCAATCTGCTGACCGACGAGGACTTCGATCAGGTCGACTTCGTGCTCTGCGGTCCCGGTGGTTTTACCCAGGGTCTCTACGACACTCTGCGGGAAATGGATGTGCGGGACGCCCAGATCCACGCGGAAACCTTCGGCCCTTCGACTCTCAAGCGCCAACCCGATCCGGATGCGATCGTGATGGAACAACCGCCGGCTGCGACCACGTCGGTGCCGGTGGTGTTCGACCGTTCGGCCAAGGAAGCGCGCTGGCAGCCCGATGGCGGCAGCCTGCTGGAGCTGGCGGAAAGCCGTGGGCTGCGTCCGGAATTCAGTTGCCGCGGTGGTTCATGCGGCACCTGCAAGACACGATTGATCAGTGGCGCGGTGAATTATCCACAGCCTCCGGCCGAAGTGCCGGAGGAAGGGCAGGTGCTGATTTGCTGCGCAGTGCCGGCGCAGAGTGCCCAGCCGCTGGTGCTGGATTTGTAG
- a CDS encoding glutathione S-transferase family protein, with the protein MQAIKLYNFPRSGHAHRVELMLSLLQLPTELIFVDLAKGEHKQPGYLAINSFGQVPAIDDNGVVLADSNAILVYLAQKYGNGRWLPSDPVGAAHVQRWLSAAAGPIAFGPAAARLITVFGAKFNPEEVITRAHNFLKVMDVELGKTPYLVGSEPTIADVSAYSYIAHAPEGNVSLDDYANVRAWLSRIEALPGFVGMPRTVAGLQTTA; encoded by the coding sequence ATGCAAGCGATCAAACTCTACAACTTCCCGCGTTCCGGCCACGCCCATCGCGTCGAGCTGATGCTGTCCCTGCTGCAATTGCCGACCGAGCTGATATTTGTCGACCTTGCCAAGGGCGAGCACAAACAGCCCGGCTACCTGGCCATCAACAGCTTCGGGCAAGTGCCGGCCATCGATGACAACGGTGTGGTGCTGGCCGACTCCAACGCGATCCTCGTCTACCTGGCACAGAAATACGGCAATGGCCGTTGGCTGCCAAGCGATCCGGTCGGTGCCGCACATGTGCAGCGCTGGCTGTCGGCCGCTGCCGGGCCGATTGCTTTCGGTCCTGCCGCCGCCCGCCTGATCACGGTGTTCGGGGCGAAGTTCAACCCTGAGGAAGTCATCACCCGTGCGCACAATTTTCTCAAGGTGATGGATGTGGAACTGGGCAAAACCCCATATCTGGTGGGTAGCGAGCCGACCATTGCCGACGTCTCGGCCTACAGTTACATCGCCCATGCGCCGGAAGGCAATGTGTCGCTGGACGACTACGCTAACGTTCGCGCCTGGCTCTCACGCATCGAAGCGCTGCCCGGTTTTGTCGGTATGCCGCGCACCGTCGCCGGCCTGCAAACGACCGCCTGA
- a CDS encoding LysR family transcriptional regulator: MDRFQEMQVFAIVAQEQGFSAAARRLGLSAASVTRAVAALEQRIGTQLLIRTTRSVHLSEAGLRYLEDCRRILAEVQEAEDSAAGSHTQPRGQLTVTAPVLFGELFVTPVMARYLTQYPDVYINALLLDRVVSMVEEGVDVAVRIGELPDSNQHAIRVGEVRRVICGSPGYFAVHGRPKHPQALAGAPVVATSAIGQQRSWPFMEHGELIGVKPEPRLVVTANQAAITAASLGLGLTRVLSYQVASRVASGELEIVLAEFELPALPIHVVYQGGRKAPARIRSFVDFIVQALREHPALKNAALFHQEK; the protein is encoded by the coding sequence ATGGATCGCTTCCAGGAAATGCAGGTTTTCGCCATCGTCGCCCAGGAGCAGGGCTTTTCCGCTGCCGCGCGGCGCTTGGGTCTGTCGGCGGCCAGCGTGACCCGGGCGGTGGCGGCGCTGGAGCAGCGGATCGGCACGCAGTTGTTGATCCGCACCACTCGCAGCGTGCATTTGAGCGAAGCAGGTCTGCGCTACCTGGAAGACTGTCGGAGGATTCTCGCCGAAGTGCAGGAAGCGGAGGATTCCGCTGCCGGCAGTCATACCCAGCCCCGTGGGCAGTTGACGGTGACGGCCCCCGTGTTGTTCGGCGAATTGTTTGTCACGCCGGTAATGGCGCGTTATCTGACGCAATACCCGGACGTTTACATCAATGCCCTGCTGCTCGATCGAGTGGTGAGCATGGTCGAGGAGGGCGTCGACGTCGCGGTACGCATCGGCGAGTTGCCGGACAGCAATCAGCATGCGATCCGGGTCGGCGAGGTGCGGCGGGTGATTTGCGGTTCGCCCGGTTACTTTGCCGTTCATGGTCGGCCGAAGCATCCGCAGGCACTGGCGGGGGCGCCGGTGGTGGCGACTTCGGCCATCGGCCAGCAGCGCAGTTGGCCATTCATGGAACACGGTGAGCTCATTGGCGTAAAACCGGAGCCGCGTCTGGTGGTCACCGCCAATCAGGCTGCGATCACGGCGGCGTCGCTGGGCCTGGGGCTGACCCGGGTGCTGTCTTATCAGGTGGCCAGCAGAGTCGCTTCCGGGGAATTGGAAATTGTTCTCGCCGAATTTGAATTGCCTGCTTTGCCGATCCACGTGGTGTATCAGGGCGGGCGCAAGGCGCCAGCGCGGATACGCAGTTTTGTCGATTTCATCGTGCAGGCGTTGCGTGAACATCCGGCGCTGAAAAACGCTGCGTTATTTCATCAGGAGAAATAA
- the glmS gene encoding glutamine--fructose-6-phosphate transaminase (isomerizing), giving the protein MCGIVGAVAERNITAILLEGLKRLEYRGYDSAGVAVLTNDGTLERTRRVGKVSELDAALAEHPLVGRLGIAHTRWATHGAPNERNAHPHFSGDIAVVHNGIIENHEALREQLKALGYVFTSDTDTEVIAHLLTHKLKDLHDLTVALKATVKELHGAYGLAVINAQQPDRLVAARSGSPLVIGLGLGENFLASDQLALRQVTDRFMYLEEGDIAEIRRDSVQIWDVNDQAVERQTVQYSDGAEAAEKGEYRHYMLKEIHEQPVVVQRTLEGRLSENQVLVQAFGPQAAELFAKVRNVQIVACGTSYHAGMVARYWLEELAGIPCQVEVASEFRYRKVVVQPDTLFVTISQSGETADTLAALRNAKELGFLASLAICNVGISSLVRESDLTLLTQAGREIGVASTKAFTTQLVGLLLLTLSLGQVRGSLAEGVEAKLVEELRRLPTRLGEALAMDGTVEKIAELFAEKNHTLFLGRGAQFPVAMEGALKLKEISYIHAEAYPAGELKHGPLALVDNDMPVVTVAPNNELLEKLKSNLQEVRARGGELIVFADEKAGMTNGEGTHVVQMPHIHDILSPILYTIPLQLLSYYVAVLKGTDVDQPRNLAKSVTVE; this is encoded by the coding sequence ATGTGTGGAATTGTCGGCGCCGTTGCTGAACGTAATATCACCGCCATCCTGCTCGAAGGCCTCAAGCGCCTGGAATACCGGGGCTATGACAGTGCGGGCGTGGCTGTCTTGACCAATGACGGAACCCTCGAGCGCACGCGCCGGGTGGGCAAGGTCAGTGAACTGGATGCTGCGCTCGCCGAGCACCCACTGGTCGGTCGTCTCGGTATCGCCCACACACGCTGGGCAACCCATGGTGCGCCGAACGAACGTAACGCCCACCCGCATTTCTCCGGCGACATCGCCGTGGTGCACAACGGCATCATCGAAAATCACGAAGCGCTGCGCGAACAACTCAAGGCGCTGGGTTACGTGTTCACCTCGGACACCGACACCGAAGTCATCGCCCACCTGCTCACCCACAAACTCAAGGATCTGCACGACCTGACCGTCGCTCTCAAGGCCACCGTCAAGGAACTGCACGGTGCTTACGGTCTGGCGGTGATTAACGCACAGCAGCCGGACCGTCTGGTCGCTGCCCGCAGCGGCAGCCCGCTGGTGATTGGTCTGGGCCTGGGCGAGAACTTTCTCGCCTCCGATCAGTTGGCTTTGCGTCAGGTCACCGACCGCTTCATGTACCTGGAAGAGGGCGATATCGCCGAGATCCGCCGTGACAGCGTGCAGATCTGGGACGTGAACGACCAGGCGGTCGAGCGCCAGACCGTGCAGTACAGCGATGGCGCCGAAGCCGCAGAGAAGGGCGAGTACCGCCACTACATGCTCAAGGAAATCCACGAGCAACCGGTCGTGGTGCAACGCACTCTGGAAGGTCGTCTGAGCGAGAATCAGGTTCTGGTACAAGCCTTCGGCCCGCAGGCCGCCGAGCTGTTCGCCAAGGTGCGCAACGTGCAGATCGTGGCGTGCGGCACCAGCTACCACGCCGGCATGGTTGCCCGTTACTGGCTCGAAGAGCTGGCCGGCATTCCGTGTCAGGTCGAAGTCGCCAGCGAGTTCCGCTACCGCAAGGTGGTGGTGCAGCCGGACACCCTGTTCGTCACCATCTCCCAGTCCGGCGAAACCGCCGACACCCTGGCCGCCCTGCGCAACGCCAAGGAACTGGGCTTCCTCGCCAGCCTGGCGATCTGCAACGTCGGCATCAGTTCGCTGGTGCGTGAATCCGACCTGACCCTGTTGACTCAGGCCGGTCGTGAAATCGGCGTGGCCTCGACCAAAGCGTTCACCACGCAACTGGTTGGCCTGCTGTTGCTGACGCTGTCCCTGGGCCAGGTACGTGGCTCGCTGGCCGAAGGTGTCGAAGCGAAGCTGGTCGAAGAATTGCGCCGTCTGCCAACCCGCCTCGGCGAAGCCCTGGCGATGGACGGCACCGTAGAGAAGATTGCCGAGCTGTTCGCCGAGAAAAACCACACACTGTTCCTGGGCCGTGGCGCGCAATTCCCGGTGGCGATGGAGGGTGCCTTGAAGCTCAAGGAAATCTCGTACATCCACGCCGAAGCCTACCCGGCCGGGGAACTGAAACACGGCCCGCTGGCGCTTGTGGATAACGACATGCCGGTGGTCACCGTTGCACCAAACAACGAACTGCTGGAGAAGCTCAAGTCCAACCTGCAGGAAGTCCGTGCCCGCGGCGGCGAACTGATCGTTTTCGCCGACGAAAAAGCCGGGATGACCAACGGCGAAGGCACCCACGTGGTGCAGATGCCGCACATCCACGACATCCTGTCGCCGATCCTCTACACCATTCCGCTGCAACTGCTGTCGTACTACGTCGCTGTGCTCAAAGGCACTGACGTGGATCAGCCGCGTAACCTGGCGAAGTCGGTGACGGTGGAATAA
- a CDS encoding DeoR/GlpR family DNA-binding transcription regulator: MSKRNTPQRRHNILALLNEQGEVSVDELAKRFETSEVTIRKDLAALESHGLLLRRYGGAITMPQELVADTSLNVSKYKQAIARAAVTRIREHARIIIDSGSTTAAMIPELGQQPGLVVMTNSLHVANALSELEHEPVLLMTGGTWDPHSESFQGQVAEQVLRSYDFDQLFIGADGIDLVRGTTTFNELLGLSRVMAEVAREVIVMVEADKIGRKIPNLELPWSSVHTLITDDRLPLDARDQIQARGINLICATVSQEK; this comes from the coding sequence ATGTCGAAACGCAACACACCTCAGCGCCGTCACAACATTCTGGCTTTGCTCAACGAGCAGGGCGAAGTGAGTGTGGATGAACTGGCCAAGCGCTTCGAAACTTCGGAAGTTACGATTCGCAAGGATCTCGCCGCCCTGGAAAGTCATGGCTTGTTGCTGCGTCGCTACGGCGGAGCCATCACCATGCCTCAGGAACTGGTGGCAGACACTAGCCTCAACGTTTCCAAATACAAGCAGGCGATCGCCCGCGCCGCGGTTACGCGCATCCGCGAGCATGCCCGCATCATCATCGACAGCGGCAGCACTACCGCCGCCATGATTCCCGAGCTCGGCCAACAGCCGGGGCTGGTGGTGATGACCAACTCGCTGCACGTGGCCAACGCCCTGAGCGAGCTCGAACACGAGCCTGTGCTGCTGATGACCGGCGGCACCTGGGATCCGCACTCGGAATCCTTTCAGGGCCAGGTCGCCGAGCAGGTACTACGCTCTTACGACTTCGACCAGTTGTTTATCGGTGCCGATGGCATCGACCTGGTGCGTGGCACCACCACGTTCAACGAATTACTGGGCCTGAGCCGGGTGATGGCGGAAGTGGCGCGGGAAGTGATCGTGATGGTCGAGGCCGACAAGATCGGCCGCAAGATTCCCAACCTGGAGCTGCCATGGAGCAGTGTCCATACCCTAATTACCGATGATCGCCTGCCTTTAGATGCACGGGATCAGATTCAGGCTCGCGGTATCAACTTGATTTGCGCGACTGTCAGTCAGGAGAAATAA
- the glmU gene encoding bifunctional UDP-N-acetylglucosamine diphosphorylase/glucosamine-1-phosphate N-acetyltransferase GlmU has product MSLEIVILAAGQGTRMRSALPKVLHPIAGDSMLGHVIHSARQLDPQRIHVVIGHGADVVRERLAADDLNFVLQDKQLGTGHATAQAVPFITADTVLILYGDVPLIEVETLQRLLKHVVPGQMGLLTVELDDPTGYGRIVRDADGKVAAIVEHKDASEAQRAITEGNTGILAVPANRLADWMSRLSNNNVQGEYYLTDVIEMAVSDGLTVATEQPHDPMEVQGANDRKQLSELERHYQLRAGRRLMAQGVTLRDPARFDVRGEVTVGRDVLIDINVILEGKVVIEDDVVIGPNCVIKDSTLRKGVVIKANSHIEGAELGEGSDAGPFARLRPGTVLEARAHVGNFVELKNARMGEGAKAGHLTYLGDAEIGARTNIGAGTITCNYDGANKWKTVLGEDVFIGSNNSLVAPVDISAGATTAAGSTITQNVDNAQLAVGRARQKNIDGWKRPEKIKKS; this is encoded by the coding sequence ATGTCTCTTGAAATCGTAATCCTCGCGGCCGGTCAAGGCACCCGCATGCGCTCCGCGCTGCCAAAAGTGCTTCACCCGATTGCCGGCGATTCCATGCTCGGTCATGTTATCCACAGCGCCCGTCAACTTGATCCGCAACGCATTCATGTCGTCATCGGCCACGGTGCCGATGTGGTGCGAGAGCGTCTGGCCGCTGACGACCTGAATTTCGTGCTGCAGGACAAGCAACTGGGCACCGGCCACGCCACCGCCCAGGCTGTTCCCTTCATCACCGCCGATACCGTACTGATTCTCTACGGCGATGTGCCGTTGATCGAAGTCGAGACCCTGCAGCGTCTGCTCAAGCACGTCGTGCCCGGGCAGATGGGTTTGCTCACCGTCGAGCTGGACGATCCGACCGGTTATGGCCGCATCGTTCGCGACGCCGATGGCAAGGTTGCCGCCATCGTCGAGCACAAGGACGCCAGCGAAGCGCAGCGGGCGATCACCGAAGGCAACACTGGCATTCTGGCAGTACCGGCCAACCGCCTGGCGGACTGGATGAGTCGCCTGTCGAACAACAATGTTCAGGGCGAGTATTACCTGACCGACGTCATCGAGATGGCGGTCAGCGATGGCCTGACCGTCGCTACCGAACAGCCGCACGATCCGATGGAAGTGCAGGGCGCCAACGATCGTAAACAGCTGTCCGAGCTGGAGCGTCATTACCAGTTGCGCGCCGGTCGTCGTCTGATGGCTCAGGGTGTCACCCTGCGTGACCCGGCGCGCTTTGATGTGCGTGGCGAAGTGACCGTGGGTCGCGATGTGCTGATCGATATCAACGTGATTCTCGAAGGCAAGGTCGTTATCGAGGATGACGTAGTCATCGGCCCGAACTGCGTGATCAAGGACAGTACCCTGCGCAAAGGCGTGGTAATCAAGGCCAACAGTCACATCGAAGGCGCGGAGTTGGGCGAAGGTAGCGATGCCGGTCCGTTTGCCCGTCTGCGTCCGGGGACCGTTCTGGAGGCCCGCGCCCATGTGGGTAACTTTGTCGAGCTGAAGAATGCCCGCATGGGCGAGGGCGCCAAGGCCGGCCACCTGACTTACCTGGGCGATGCCGAGATCGGTGCCCGCACCAACATCGGTGCCGGCACCATCACCTGCAACTACGACGGTGCCAACAAATGGAAAACCGTATTGGGTGAGGATGTGTTCATCGGCTCGAACAACTCGTTGGTGGCACCTGTGGATATCTCTGCCGGTGCGACCACCGCAGCCGGTTCGACCATCACCCAGAATGTGGATAACGCGCAGTTGGCAGTTGGCCGGGCGCGGCAAAAGAACATCGATGGCTGGAAGCGGCCGGAGAAGATCAAAAAGAGCTGA
- a CDS encoding F0F1 ATP synthase subunit epsilon: protein MAMTVHCDIVSAEGEIFSGLVEMVIAHGALGDLGIALGHAPLITNLKPGPIRLIKQGGEAEVFYISGGFLEVQPNMVKVLADTVQRAADLDEAQAQAALKAAEAALHEKSADFDYGAASARLAEAAAQLRTVQQIRKKFGG, encoded by the coding sequence ATGGCTATGACAGTCCATTGCGATATCGTCAGCGCGGAAGGAGAAATCTTTTCCGGCCTGGTCGAGATGGTGATTGCGCACGGTGCTCTGGGTGATCTTGGTATCGCTCTGGGCCACGCGCCGCTGATCACGAATCTCAAGCCGGGTCCGATCCGCCTGATCAAGCAAGGCGGGGAAGCCGAGGTGTTCTACATCTCCGGTGGTTTCCTCGAGGTTCAGCCGAACATGGTCAAGGTGCTTGCCGATACCGTGCAACGTGCCGCCGACCTGGATGAAGCTCAGGCTCAAGCAGCTCTCAAGGCTGCCGAAGCTGCTCTGCACGAGAAGAGCGCAGATTTCGACTACGGAGCTGCGTCCGCACGTCTGGCCGAGGCTGCAGCTCAGCTGCGCACCGTCCAGCAGATCCGCAAGAAGTTTGGCGGTTAA